One window from the genome of Strix aluco isolate bStrAlu1 chromosome 28, bStrAlu1.hap1, whole genome shotgun sequence encodes:
- the LOC141916106 gene encoding caspase-7-like — protein sequence MSQPRQSRALVIVNTNFCSSDGDVVFGTRKGAKREAEKLSRILSRLNYKVKLMHNKTAKEIEDLYQQERCREHGEYFVSIISSHGEEGVIFGCDTGPVKLTRIFQILSSEKCPVLTKIPKIFFIQACRGQEFDQGVVVECDSGEPEPDCEPGYLSIPPQTVVMFACSPGYVAFLNTFGSMFLQALLKVLEGEERHLALNRLMTRINWEVAFRCQARGAYEGCKEMPCFVTNLVQEVFPFSAPIAEEADGV from the exons ATGTCCCAGCCAAGGCAAAGCCGGGCTCTTGTCATCGTCAATACCAATTTCTGCAGCAGCGACGGTGATGTGGTGTTTGGGACCCGGAAAGGAGccaagagagaagcagagaagctTTCCAGGATACTCTCACGGCTCAACTACAAGGTGAAGCTGATGCATAACAAGACAGCCAAGGAGATAGAAGACCTTTACCAGCAAG AGCGCTGCCGCGAGCACGGGGAGTACTTTGTGAGCATCATCTCCAGCCACGGAGAGGAGGGGGTCATATTCGGTTGCGACACGGGGCCGGTTAAACTGACCCGGATTTTCCAGATTTTATCCTCAGAGAAGTGCCCGGTGCTCACCAAAATACCCAAAATCTTCTTTATCCAG GCTTGCCGCGGGCAAGAATTCGACCAGGGGGTGGTTGTGGAGTGTGACAGCGGGGAGCCCGAGCCAGACTGCGAGCCCGGCTACCTTTCCATCCCCCCCCAAACTGTCGTGATGTTTGCCTGCAGTCCAG GCTACGTGGCCTTCCTCAACACCTTCGGATCCATGTTCCTCCAGGCCCTGCTCAAGGTCCTGGAGGGTGAGGAACGTCACCTGGCCCTCAACCGCCTCATGACCCGCATTAACTGGGAGGTGGCCTTTCGCTGCCAGGCCAGGGGCGCCTACGAGGGATGCAAGGAGATGCCCTGCTTCGTCACCAACCTGGTGCAGGAGGTCTTCCCCTTCTCAGCACCCATCGCCGAGGAAGCAGACGGCGTTtga
- the RETSAT gene encoding all-trans-retinol 13,14-reductase: MWPYALLFLLLLLLLLLVRLLRGAGGGPNPFAADARRPPAPLVTDKAARRTVVKTVFSADKVPEGLDAIVVGSGIGGLAAAALLAKAGKRVLVLEQHGKLGGCCHTFTEKGFEFDTGIHYVGQMGENSIMRFVVEQLTEGQLEWARLPAAYDAVVLGAPGRGRTYRIYSGKKEYFRALKEQFPGEGAAIDEFERLVKSTSGGTTWLIVLKMLPRALATLLARSGLLWLSPFCRLAPRSLKEVVDGLTANRELRAVFSYLFPTYGVVPSKASFSMHSILVNHFLCGAWYPKGGAGEIAFHTIPVIRKTGGNVLGKAPVQRILLDPQGKACGVSVKKGQDLVNIFAPIIISDAGIFNTYERLLPAEARALPEIQSQLRMVTHGEGGFTVFVGLNGSREELGLEPTNYFMYPGNDLDEIMNRYLASSREEAAKNIPLLFVTCPSSKDPTWEMRHPGKSTLAIVSFAKYEWFEEWKDKQVNKRGDDYEELKKTFVDAIMQAVFKLYPRIEDRIEYISGGTPVTNQHYIASPKGEMYGIDHNIPRLQAEAIATVRAQTPVPNLYLTGQDLCLGGFMGALQGAFICASAILKRNLYVDVARLKKRTQATNSKKKD, encoded by the exons ATGTGGCCGTACgcgctgctcttcctcctcctcctcctcctcctcctcctcgtgcGGCTCCTGCGGGGCGCAGGCGGCGGCCCCAACCCCTTCGCCGCCGATgcccggcgcccgcccgccccgctcgtCACCGACAAGGCTGCCCGCAGGACGGTCGTCAAGACAG TTTTCTCTGCAGATAAAGTCCCCGAGGGGCTCGATGCCATCGTGGTGGGCAGCGGCATCGGGGGGCTGGCGGCCGCCGCGCTACTGGCCAAGGCGGGCAAGcgggtgctggtgctggagcaGCACGGGaagctggggggctgctgccacACCTTCACCGAGAAGGGCTTCGAGTTTGACACCG GTATCCACTACGTGGGGCAGATGGGGGAGAACTCCATCATGCGCTTCGTGGTGGAGCAGCTGACGGAGGGGCAGCTGGAGTGGGCTCGGCTGCCGGCTGCCTACGACGCCGTGGTCCTGGGGGCGCCCGGCCGCGGCAGGACGTACCGCATCTACTCGGGGAAGAAAGAATATTTCCGAGCCTTGAAGGAGCAGTTTCCCGGGGAAGGGGCCGCTATCGATGAGTTCGAGCGGCTGGTGAAG AGCACCAGCGGAGGGACGACGTGGTTGATTGTCTTGAAGATGCTCCCGCGGGCTCTGGCCACGCTGCTGGCTCGCTCGGGGCTGCTGTGGCTCAGCCCCTTCTGCCGGCTGGCGCCGCGCAGCCTCAAGGAGGTGGTGGACGGTCTCACCGCCAACCGTGAGCTCCGGGCCGTCTTCAGCTACCTCTTCCCCACCTACG GCGTGGTCCCCTCCAAGGCCAGTTTCTCCATGCACAGCATCCTCGTGAACCACTTCCTCTGTGGTGCGTGGTACCCTAAAGGTGGGGCCGGGGAAATCGCCTTCCACACCATTCCTGTTATCCGGAAAACCGGAGGCAACGTGCTGGGAAAGGCGCCGGTGCAGCGGATCCTGCTGGACCCCCAGGGCAAAGCCTGCG GTGTAAGTGTCAAGAAAGGCCAAGATTTGGTGAACATCTTCGCTCCCATCATCATTTCGGATGCCGGGATCTTCAACACCTACGAACGGCTCCTGCCGGCGGAGGCGCGGGCATTGCCTG AGATCCAGTCTCAGCTTCGCATGGTGACACATGGGGAAGGGGGTTTCACCGTCTTCGTAGGTCTGAACGGCTCGAGGgaagagctggggctggagcccaCCAACTACTTCATGTACCCAGGAAATGACCTGGATGAAAT AATGAATCGCTACCTGGCTTCTTCCAGAGAAGAAGCTGCCAAGAACATCCCTCTCCTGTTTGTCACCTGCCCATCATCCAAGGACCCCACCTGGGAAATGAGGCACCCAG GTAAATCCACGCTGGCCATCGTGAGCTTCGCCAAATACGAGTGGTTTGAGGAGTGGAAGGACAAGCAGGTCAATAAGCGGGGAGATGATtacgaggagttgaagaagacCTTTGTGGACGCCATCATGCAGGCTGTCTTCAAGCTCTACCCCCGCATTGAGGACAGG ATCGAGTACATCTCCGGTGGGACACCCGTCACCAACCAGCACTACATCGCTAGCCCCAAGGGGGAGATGTACGGCATAGACCACAACATCCCCCGCCTGCAAGCTGAAGCCATCGCCACCGTGAGGGCGCAGACGCCCGTCCCCAACCTCTACTTGACAG GGCAGGATTTGTGCCTGGGCGGCTTCATGGGAGCCCTGCAAGGAGCCTTCATCTGCGCCAGCGCCATCCTCAAGCGCAACCTCTACGTCGACGTGGCACGGCTGAAAAAGCGCACACAGGCCACCAATTCCAAGAAGAAGGACTAA
- the ELMOD3 gene encoding ELMO domain-containing protein 3 isoform X1, translated as MALGGGTEHWELTLGTGSWHRALGGGRPPSSPQGMSGGTGASEQLEERQRFPPPGKSVPISALRQNGLLQALVQGAGQPACAEISEELRRAQEEWEAVEEIQSGLGGTSASAAPLISFNEALQYFQTADLSECRKKVRATVRRQGLAALLHFLFGPPRLQPQLQGERELALAMAQCGLDDNERVHMRILQTIYKKLTRSRLGCPRYGAHWEELGFQGVDPGTDLRGTGMLGLMQLLYFVMDAQTLPLAQEIFKLSQHETQNFPFCIMSVNITRIVIQALREECLSRECNRRQQVIAVLNDLYAAAFLQLYRVWKWQRKTVADSSFLLKELELSAKKKPKRLLKSLEAYVNRSPAADGLQQPSSPSASLGEEIDFTGVCDLQVELEGEARLV; from the exons ATGGCACTGGGAGGTGGTACCGAGCACTGGGAGCTGACGCTGGGAACTGGGAGCTGGCACCGGGCACTGGGAG GGGGGCGGCCGCCTTCTTCCCCGCAGGGCATGAGCGGCGGCACCGGGGCCTCGGAGCAGCTTGAGGAGCGGCAGCGGTTCCCCCCGCCCGGCAAGTCCGTCCCC ATCTCAGCTCTGAGGCAAAACGGTCTCCTGCAGGCACTCGTGCAGGGAGCGGGGCAGCCTGCGTGTGCTG AGATCAGCGAGGAGCTGCGGCGAGCCCAGGAGGAATGGGAGGCTGTGGAAGAGATCCAGTCAG GGCTGGGGGGTACGTCGGCCAGTGCCGCCCCCCTGATCTCCTTCAACGAAGCGCTGCAGTACTTCCAGACAGCCGACCTCTCCGAGTGCAGG AAGAAGGTCCGGGCGACGGTGCGCAGGCAAGGCCTGGCTGCTCTGCTTCACTTCCTCTTTGGTCCTCCCCGGCTCCAGCCGCAGCTGCAGGGAGAGCGGGAGCTGGCCCTGGCCATGGCACAGT GTGGTTTGGATGATAACGAGAGAGTGCACATGAGAATCCTGCAGACCATTTATAAGAAGCTAACCCGCTCCAGGTTGGGCTGCCCGCGCTACGGGGCGCACTGGGAAGAGCTCGGCTTCCAAG GTGTGGATCCCGGCACCGACCTGCGTGGGACGGGGATGCTGGGCTTGATGCAGCTGCTCTACTTCGTCATGGACGCGCAGACGCTGCCTCTGGCGCAAGAAATTTTCAAGCTCTCCCAGCACGAAACCCAG AATTTCCCCTTCTGCATCATGTCCGTGAACATCACCCGCATCGTCATCCAGGCCCTGAGGGAGGAATGTCTCTCCAG GGAGTGCAACCGCAGGCAGCAGGTCATCGCCGTGCTGAACGACCTGTACGCGGCGGCCTTCCTGCAGCTCTACCGCGTCTGGAAATGGCAGCGCAAGACCGTCGCCGACTCCAGCTTCCTCCTCAAGG AGCTGGAATTATCCGCCAAGAAGAAACCGAAGCGGCTCCTGAAATCCCTGGAGGCCTACGTGAACCGAAGCCCCGCGGCTGACGGCCTTCAGCAACCGTCCTCTCCCTCCGCCTCCCTCGGCGAGGAGATCGACTTCACGGGCGTTTGCGACCTGCAGGTTGAGCTGGAAGGAGAAGCCCGACTGGTCTGA
- the ELMOD3 gene encoding ELMO domain-containing protein 3 isoform X2 — MQRGRACALRGRGAPPLPGMSGGTGASEQLEERQRFPPPGKSVPISALRQNGLLQALVQGAGQPACAEISEELRRAQEEWEAVEEIQSGLGGTSASAAPLISFNEALQYFQTADLSECRKKVRATVRRQGLAALLHFLFGPPRLQPQLQGERELALAMAQCGLDDNERVHMRILQTIYKKLTRSRLGCPRYGAHWEELGFQGVDPGTDLRGTGMLGLMQLLYFVMDAQTLPLAQEIFKLSQHETQNFPFCIMSVNITRIVIQALREECLSRECNRRQQVIAVLNDLYAAAFLQLYRVWKWQRKTVADSSFLLKELELSAKKKPKRLLKSLEAYVNRSPAADGLQQPSSPSASLGEEIDFTGVCDLQVELEGEARLV, encoded by the exons ATGCAGCGCGGCCGCGCCTGCGCactgcggggccggggggcgccgcCGCTTCCG GGCATGAGCGGCGGCACCGGGGCCTCGGAGCAGCTTGAGGAGCGGCAGCGGTTCCCCCCGCCCGGCAAGTCCGTCCCC ATCTCAGCTCTGAGGCAAAACGGTCTCCTGCAGGCACTCGTGCAGGGAGCGGGGCAGCCTGCGTGTGCTG AGATCAGCGAGGAGCTGCGGCGAGCCCAGGAGGAATGGGAGGCTGTGGAAGAGATCCAGTCAG GGCTGGGGGGTACGTCGGCCAGTGCCGCCCCCCTGATCTCCTTCAACGAAGCGCTGCAGTACTTCCAGACAGCCGACCTCTCCGAGTGCAGG AAGAAGGTCCGGGCGACGGTGCGCAGGCAAGGCCTGGCTGCTCTGCTTCACTTCCTCTTTGGTCCTCCCCGGCTCCAGCCGCAGCTGCAGGGAGAGCGGGAGCTGGCCCTGGCCATGGCACAGT GTGGTTTGGATGATAACGAGAGAGTGCACATGAGAATCCTGCAGACCATTTATAAGAAGCTAACCCGCTCCAGGTTGGGCTGCCCGCGCTACGGGGCGCACTGGGAAGAGCTCGGCTTCCAAG GTGTGGATCCCGGCACCGACCTGCGTGGGACGGGGATGCTGGGCTTGATGCAGCTGCTCTACTTCGTCATGGACGCGCAGACGCTGCCTCTGGCGCAAGAAATTTTCAAGCTCTCCCAGCACGAAACCCAG AATTTCCCCTTCTGCATCATGTCCGTGAACATCACCCGCATCGTCATCCAGGCCCTGAGGGAGGAATGTCTCTCCAG GGAGTGCAACCGCAGGCAGCAGGTCATCGCCGTGCTGAACGACCTGTACGCGGCGGCCTTCCTGCAGCTCTACCGCGTCTGGAAATGGCAGCGCAAGACCGTCGCCGACTCCAGCTTCCTCCTCAAGG AGCTGGAATTATCCGCCAAGAAGAAACCGAAGCGGCTCCTGAAATCCCTGGAGGCCTACGTGAACCGAAGCCCCGCGGCTGACGGCCTTCAGCAACCGTCCTCTCCCTCCGCCTCCCTCGGCGAGGAGATCGACTTCACGGGCGTTTGCGACCTGCAGGTTGAGCTGGAAGGAGAAGCCCGACTGGTCTGA
- the ELMOD3 gene encoding ELMO domain-containing protein 3 isoform X3: protein MSGGTGASEQLEERQRFPPPGKSVPISALRQNGLLQALVQGAGQPACAEISEELRRAQEEWEAVEEIQSGLGGTSASAAPLISFNEALQYFQTADLSECRKKVRATVRRQGLAALLHFLFGPPRLQPQLQGERELALAMAQCGLDDNERVHMRILQTIYKKLTRSRLGCPRYGAHWEELGFQGVDPGTDLRGTGMLGLMQLLYFVMDAQTLPLAQEIFKLSQHETQNFPFCIMSVNITRIVIQALREECLSRECNRRQQVIAVLNDLYAAAFLQLYRVWKWQRKTVADSSFLLKELELSAKKKPKRLLKSLEAYVNRSPAADGLQQPSSPSASLGEEIDFTGVCDLQVELEGEARLV from the exons ATGAGCGGCGGCACCGGGGCCTCGGAGCAGCTTGAGGAGCGGCAGCGGTTCCCCCCGCCCGGCAAGTCCGTCCCC ATCTCAGCTCTGAGGCAAAACGGTCTCCTGCAGGCACTCGTGCAGGGAGCGGGGCAGCCTGCGTGTGCTG AGATCAGCGAGGAGCTGCGGCGAGCCCAGGAGGAATGGGAGGCTGTGGAAGAGATCCAGTCAG GGCTGGGGGGTACGTCGGCCAGTGCCGCCCCCCTGATCTCCTTCAACGAAGCGCTGCAGTACTTCCAGACAGCCGACCTCTCCGAGTGCAGG AAGAAGGTCCGGGCGACGGTGCGCAGGCAAGGCCTGGCTGCTCTGCTTCACTTCCTCTTTGGTCCTCCCCGGCTCCAGCCGCAGCTGCAGGGAGAGCGGGAGCTGGCCCTGGCCATGGCACAGT GTGGTTTGGATGATAACGAGAGAGTGCACATGAGAATCCTGCAGACCATTTATAAGAAGCTAACCCGCTCCAGGTTGGGCTGCCCGCGCTACGGGGCGCACTGGGAAGAGCTCGGCTTCCAAG GTGTGGATCCCGGCACCGACCTGCGTGGGACGGGGATGCTGGGCTTGATGCAGCTGCTCTACTTCGTCATGGACGCGCAGACGCTGCCTCTGGCGCAAGAAATTTTCAAGCTCTCCCAGCACGAAACCCAG AATTTCCCCTTCTGCATCATGTCCGTGAACATCACCCGCATCGTCATCCAGGCCCTGAGGGAGGAATGTCTCTCCAG GGAGTGCAACCGCAGGCAGCAGGTCATCGCCGTGCTGAACGACCTGTACGCGGCGGCCTTCCTGCAGCTCTACCGCGTCTGGAAATGGCAGCGCAAGACCGTCGCCGACTCCAGCTTCCTCCTCAAGG AGCTGGAATTATCCGCCAAGAAGAAACCGAAGCGGCTCCTGAAATCCCTGGAGGCCTACGTGAACCGAAGCCCCGCGGCTGACGGCCTTCAGCAACCGTCCTCTCCCTCCGCCTCCCTCGGCGAGGAGATCGACTTCACGGGCGTTTGCGACCTGCAGGTTGAGCTGGAAGGAGAAGCCCGACTGGTCTGA
- the ADRA2B gene encoding alpha-2B adrenergic receptor — protein MEGPAGGYSVQATAAIAAAITFLVLFTITGNALVILAVLSSRSLRAPQNLFLVSLAAADILVATLIIPFSLANELLGYWYFEKTWCEIYLALDVLFCTSSIVHLCAISLDRYWSVSRAIEYNAKRTPRRIKCSIFIVWTIAAVISLPPLVYKGEKKAAAAGRPQCKLNEEAWYVLSSSVGSFFAPCLIMILVYLRIYLIAKRRHRSRPAAAKPPAAPNVPPRAVTEPPGTRPPADRTSLLSPEEPPAPPSAAAGPSPQPGGRPRDTLATGTGQVVLARRPPALNPWRRKTQLNREKRFTFVLAVVIGVFVLCWFPFFFLYSLGALCPRRCKVPDGVFQFFFWVGYCNSSLNPVIYTVFNQDFRKAFRRLLCRRRAPTPW, from the coding sequence aTGGAGGGGCCCGCGGGGGGTTACTCGGTCCAAGCCACCGCCGCCATCGCCGCCGCCATCACCTTCCTGGTGCTCTTCACCATCACGGGCAACGCGCTGGTGATCCTGGCGGTGCTGAGCAGCCGCTCGCTGCGGGCGCCCCAGAACCTCTTCTTGGTGTCGCTGGCGGCCGCCGACATCTTGGTGGCCACCTTGATCATCCCTTTCTCCTTGGCCAACGAGCTCCTGGGCTACTGGTACTTCGAGAAGACGTGGTGCGAGATCTACCTGGCCTTGGACGTGCTCTTCTGCACCTCGTCCATCGTCCACCTCTGCGCCATCAGCCTGGACCGGTACTGGTCGGTCAGTCGCGCCATCGAGTACAACGCCAAGCGGACGCCGCGGCGCATCAAGTGCAGCATCTTCATCGTCTGGACCATCGCCGCCGTCATCTCCCTCCCGCCCCTGGTCTACAAGGGGGAGaagaaggcggcggcggcggggcggccgcagTGCAAACTCAACGAGGAGGCCTGGTACGTCCTCTCCTCCAGCGTCGGCTCCTTCTTCGCCCCGTGTCTCATCATGATCCTCGTCTACCTGCGCATCTACCTGATCGCCAAACGCCGCcaccgctcccgccccgccgccgccaaaCCGCCCGCGGCACCGAACGTCCCCCCCCGAGCCGTCACGGAGCCCCCGGGCACCCGCCCGCCGGCGGACAGGACCTCGCTGCTGAGCCCCGAGGAGCCCCCGGCGCCCCccagcgccgcggcggggccgtccCCGCAGCCCGGGGGACGCCCCAGGGACACTTTGGCCACGGGGACGGGACAGGTGGTGTTGGCCCGTCGGCCGCCGGCGTTGAACCCGTGGAGGAGGAAGACTCAGCTCAACCGGGAGAAACGTTTCACCTTCGTCTTGGCCGTGGTCATCGGCGTCTTCGTCCTCTGCTGgttccccttcttcttcctctacAGCCTGGGCGCGCTCTGTCCCCGCCGCTGCAAGGTCCCCGACGGCGTCTTCCAGTTCTTCTTCTGGGTCGGTTACTGCAACAGCTCCCTCAACCCCGTCATCTACACCGTCTTCAACCAGGACTTCCGCAAGGCCTTCCGGCG